The Oreochromis niloticus isolate F11D_XX linkage group LG2, O_niloticus_UMD_NMBU, whole genome shotgun sequence genome includes a region encoding these proteins:
- the slc30a9 gene encoding proton-coupled zinc antiporter SLC30A9, mitochondrial has translation MFPSLAAQRPWHVFRRVSLQHRSSLSQRPPRFPQLCHGWQSGGLHSLWFSLPDCRVVSLGLGKVQYYSTSDTSKDGPPKPPSGDAPSAAKVVSGAAQATPESPGATLQGLTKAETIQVKVRAVLKKREYGAKYTQNNFITAVRAMNEFCLKPSDLEQLRKIRRRSPHDDTEAFTVFLRSDVEAKALDVWGSHEALARERNLRKEVERQYQENMFRNQRLLQEYKDFWGNTKPRSGQRTTFLQGPGKVVMVAICINGLNFFFKLLAWVYTGSASMFSEAIHSLADTCNQALLALGISQSVRNPDAVHPYGFSNMRYIASLISGVGIFMMGAGLSWYHGIMGLLHPEPIESLLWAYCILAGSLVSEGATLLVAINEIKKSARQQGLSFYEYVMQSRDPSTNVVLLEDAAAVLGVILAAGCMGLTSLTGNPTYDSLGSLGVGTLLGAVSAFLIYTNTEALLGRSIQAERVQKLTEFLENDPAVRAIHDVKATDMGLSKVRFKAEVDFDGRVVTRSYLEKQDIDQILNDIQQVKTPEELENFMLKHGENIIDTLGAEVDRLEKELKQRNPEVRHVDLEIL, from the exons ATGTTTCCCAGCCTGGCCGCCCAAAGACCGTGGCATGTTTTCCGCAGGGTCTCCTTGCAACACAGATCGTCCCTGTCACAACGGCCCCCGAGGTTCCCGCAGCTGTGCCACG GTTGGCAGAGCGGAGGGCTACACAGCTTATGGTTCAGCCTACCAGACTGCCGTGTAGTTTCTCTAGGGTTGGGCAAGGTCCAGTATTACTCTACCTCTGATACCAGTAAAGATGGTCCCCCAAAACCACCATCAGGTGATGCCCCCTCTGCAGCAAAGGTTGTATCTGGTGCTGCACAAGCCACCCCAGAATCACCAG GTGCAACACTTCAGGGTCTGACTAAAGCAGAGACAATTCAAGTGAAAG TTCGTGCTGTCCTGAAGAAAAGGGAATATGGAGCCAAATACACTCAGAACAACTTCATCACTGCAGTCAGAGCAATGAATGAGTTCTGCCTCAAACCAAG TGATTTGGAACAACTCCGGAAGATCAGAAGGCGCAGCCCCCATGATGACACAGAGGCTTTCACTGTCTTCCTGCGCTCAGACGTTGAGGCCAA AGCACTAGATGTTTGGGGAAGCCATGAAGCTCTGGCCAGAGAGAGAAACCTCAGGaaagaggtggagagacagTACCAAGAGA atATGTTTCGGAATCAGCGCTTGTTGCAAGAATACAAAGACTTTTGGGGAAACACTAAG CCGCGATCAGGCCAGAGGACAACATTTCTACAAGGGCCAGGGAAGGTGGTCATGGTTGCTATTTGCAT AAATGGGCTGAATTTCTTCTTCAAGCTCCTGGCTTGGGTCTACACTGGATCAGCTAGCATGTTCTCCGAAGCCATCCACTCTTTGGCCGACACGTGCAACCAGGCTCTGCTCGCTCTGGGAATCAGCCAGTCTGTCCGCAACCCAGATGCCGTGCACCC gtATGGCTTTTCCAACATGCGCTACATCGCCTCCCTCATCAGTGGGGTGGGCATTTTTATGATGGGAGCAGGCCTCTCTTGGTACCATGGCATCATGGGATTGCTGCACCCGGAGCCCATCGAGTCTTTGTTATGG GCTTACTGTATTTTGGCGGGCTCTCTGGTGTCTGAAGGAG CCACATTACTGGTTGCCATCAATGAGATAAAGAAGAGCGCCCGCCAGCAAGGATTGTCTTTTTATGAATATG tgatgCAGAGCCGAGACCCCAGCACCAATGTGGTGCTGCTGGAGGATGCTGCTGCTGTACTGGGAGTTATTCTGGCTGCTGGTTGCATGGGGCTCACCTCACTTACAG GTAACCCGACCTATGATAGTTTGGGCTCTCTCGGCGTTGGCACATTGCTGGGCGCAGTCTCCGCCTTCCTCATCTACACTAACACAGAGGCCCTGCTGGGACGCTCCATACAGGCTGAGCGCGTGCAGAAGCTCACAGAGTTTCTGGAGAACGATCCTGCTGTAAG GGCCATCCATGATGTGAAGGCCACTGATATGGGACTGAGTAAAGTGCGCTTCAAGGCTGAAGTTGACTTTGATGGCCGCGTGGTGACACGGTCTTATCTGGAAAAACAAGACATTGACCAAATCCTCAAC GACATTCAGCAGGTGAAAACCCCGGAGGAGCTGGAGAACTTCATGCTGAAACACGGAGAGAACATCATCGACACCCTGGGAGCTGAGGTGGACCGGTTGGAGAAAGAACTCAAA CAACGCAACCCAGAGGTCCGTCATGTAGACTTGGAGATACTATAA
- the grxcr1a gene encoding glutaredoxin domain-containing cysteine-rich protein 1, which yields MEGTMVTAGQEKPQKRVRFRVASGNSGRVLKEMFKDEGPSDSLDSDCTSSSDAERASTPSTSGDAHGHLFGYLGSELDDSENEPDDLLVYAGATKDWMFTTKRVNILSKNGTVRGVKHKVSAGQTLFENLPNSNSMDLSLEFGRIVIYTTSFRVVRTTFERCELVRKIFQNHRVKFMEKNIALDSEYGKELEARCKRVGEPPSLPVVFVDGHYLGGAEKILGMNESGELQDLLTKIERVQHPQTCQTCGGFAFIPCPMCHGSKMSVFRNCFTDSFKALKCTSCNENGLQPCASCSQ from the exons ATGGAGGGGACAATGGTGACGGCGGGACAGGAGAAGCCACAGAAGCGGGTGAGGTTCCGCGTGGCTTCGGGGAACAGTGGCCGGGTGCTGAAGGAGATGTTCAAAGATGAGGGGCCTTCAGACTCCCTGGATTCAGACTGCACCAGCAGCTCTGATGCCGAACGAGCCAGCACCCCCTCCACAAGTGGAGATGCACATGGACACCTGTTTGGATACCTGGGCTCCGAGCTGGATGACAGTGAGAATGAGCCCGACGACTTGCTCGTATATGCAGGGGCCACCAAGGACTGGATGTTCACCACCAAAAGGGTCAACATACTCAGCAAAAATGGGACTGTGAGAGGTGTCAAGCACAAAGTCAGCGCAGGTCAGACGCTGTTTGAAAATCTTCCTAATTCCAACAGT ATGGATTTATCCCTGGAGTTTGGGCGGATAGTGATCTACACTACGAGTTTCCGTGTGGTTAGGACGACGTTCGAGCGCTGTGAGCTGGTTAGAAAGATCTTTCAGAACCACAGAGTGAAGTTCATGGAAAAGAACATCGCGCTGGACAGTGAGTACGGGAAGGAACTGGAGGCGCGTTGCAAACGCGTGGGAGAACCTCCTTCGTTACCAGTCGTGTTCGTTGATGGACACTACCTTGGG GGTGCCGAGAAGATACTTGGCATGAATGAATCAGGAGAGCTGCAAGATCTTCTGACAAAAATTGAG AGGGTGCAGCATCCCCAGACGTGCCAGACCTGCGGGGGCTTCGCCTTCATCCCGTGCCCGATGTGCCATGGTAGCAAGATGTCTGTGTTTCGTAACTGCTTCACGGATTCCTTCAAAGCCCTCAAGTGTACTTCGTGCAATGAGAACGGCCTACAGCCGTGTGCGAGCTGCAGCCAGTGA